In the Arcobacter arenosus genome, one interval contains:
- a CDS encoding HNH endonuclease: MFNLRYISFEEDTSYEYLIKTATNKPKKNMDKIFPHYNTLSIQVNDYINKVPTIETIVPLSNTIPKYTIDNIHETLYYLYDSKSDKVKKIKSDIKDLTIKNPLTKNGLVCPYCGISRQSLHDLDHFMPRSKYPEFSILTYNLIFICETCNQDFKKSEFLDTNKHRMFLNPYFDQELSTLQILDCDIEVDDTLLVIEFKVNEDIQNTHGYLYTIADNHLNTLNLADRYEHLVRNDLLDKFFVRFKNIDNKNQRQINILDIKECQSYINERIIELSESSINNFELIFWKKLYDCTDWFKNISGKIL; the protein is encoded by the coding sequence ATGTTTAATTTGAGATATATAAGTTTTGAAGAGGATACTAGTTATGAGTATCTAATTAAAACAGCAACAAATAAACCTAAAAAAAATATGGATAAAATATTTCCTCATTATAATACTCTATCTATCCAAGTTAATGATTACATTAACAAAGTTCCTACAATTGAAACAATAGTACCTTTATCTAATACTATTCCAAAGTATACTATAGATAACATTCATGAAACACTATACTATTTATATGATTCAAAATCTGATAAAGTAAAAAAAATAAAAAGTGATATTAAAGATCTAACAATAAAAAATCCTCTCACAAAAAATGGATTAGTCTGTCCTTATTGTGGAATTAGCCGACAATCTCTACACGATCTAGATCATTTTATGCCTAGAAGTAAATATCCAGAATTTTCGATTTTAACATACAATTTAATTTTCATTTGTGAAACTTGTAATCAAGATTTTAAAAAAAGTGAATTTTTAGATACTAATAAGCATAGAATGTTTTTAAATCCTTATTTTGATCAAGAACTATCAACATTACAAATTTTAGATTGTGATATTGAAGTAGATGATACATTGTTAGTTATAGAATTTAAAGTTAATGAAGATATTCAAAATACACATGGTTATTTATATACAATAGCAGATAACCATTTAAATACTTTGAATCTAGCTGATAGATATGAACATTTAGTAAGAAATGATTTATTGGATAAATTTTTTGTAAGATTTAAAAATATTGACAATAAAAATCAAAGGCAAATTAATATTTTAGATATAAAAGAATGTCAATCTTATATTAATGAAAGAATTATTGAATTAAGTGAATCTAGTATTAATAATTTTGAATTGATTTTTTGGAAAAAACTATATGATTGTACTGATTGGTTTAAAAATATCTCAGGTAAAATATTATAA